The proteins below come from a single Mytilus edulis chromosome 5, xbMytEdul2.2, whole genome shotgun sequence genomic window:
- the LOC139523775 gene encoding NADH dehydrogenase [ubiquinone] flavoprotein 2, mitochondrial-like isoform X1, with the protein MIRSLCRKLLTQKSITQVRQFHRASPLCSGQLFVHRDTPENNADTPFAFTPENIKRCELIIKNYPIGHQAAAVIPMLDLAQRQHGWLPISAMHVVGDMLKMPKMRVYEVATFYTMFNRNPVGKYFVQICTTTPCMLGGIGSDLILEAIKKNLGINAGETSKDNMFTLMEVECLGACVNAPMVQINDNYYEDLTVDDINGILNDIKAGKVPKAGPRSGQNNRFASEPKGGLTCLNTPPTGPGFGCRSDL; encoded by the exons ATGATTAGATCGCTTTGCAGAAAGCTCCTGACACAAAAATCAATC aCTCAAGTCAGACAGTTTCACAGAGCTTCACCATTATGTTCGGGTCAGCTGTTTGTT CATAGAGATACACCAGAAAACAATGCTGATACTCCATTTGCCTTTACACCTGAAAATATCAAG AGATGTGAGTTGATTATAAAGAATTACCCAATTGGTCATCAAGCGGCAGCAGTTATTCCAATGCTAGACTTGGCCCAGAGACAACATG gatgGCTACCAATTTCAGCTATGCATGTGGTTGGTGATATGCTTAAAATGCCAAAAATGAGAGTTTATGAAGTTGCAACATTTTACACAATGTTCAACAG GAACCCTGTTGGTAAATACTTTGTACAGATCTGCACTACCACTCCATGTATGTTAGGAGGTATTGGATCAGATCTTATCTTAGAGGCAATTAAGAAAAATTTAG GTATTAATGCTGGAGAAACAAGTAAAGACAATATGTTCACATTGATGGAAGTAGAATGTCTAG GTGCCTGTGTTAATGCTCCCATGGTGCAAATTAATGACAATTATTAT GAAGATTTAACTGTAGATGATATAAATGGTATATTAAATGATATAAAAGCTGGAAAAGTTCCAAAGGCAGGGCCAAG AAGTGGGCAGAATAACAGATTTGCTTCAGAACCTAAAGGTGGCCTCACTTGTCTAAATACACCACCAACAGGACCAGGATTTGGTTGCAGAAGTGATTTATAA
- the LOC139523775 gene encoding NADH dehydrogenase [ubiquinone] flavoprotein 2, mitochondrial-like isoform X2, with protein sequence MIRSLCRKLLTQKSITQVRQFHRASPLCSGQLFVHRDTPENNADTPFAFTPENIKRCELIIKNYPIGHQAAAVIPMLDLAQRQHGWLPISAMHVVGDMLKMPKMRVYEVATFYTMFNRNPVGKYFVQICTTTPCMLGGIGSDLILEAIKKNLGINAGETSKDNMFTLMEVECLGACVNAPMVQINDNYYEDLTVDDINGILNDIKAGKVPKAGPRSGQNNRFASEPKGGLTCLNTPPTGPGFGCRSDL encoded by the exons ATGATTAGATCGCTTTGCAGAAAGCTCCTGACACAAAAATCAATC aCTCAAGTCAGACAGTTTCACAGAGCTTCACCATTATGTTCGGGTCAGCTGTTTGTT CATAGAGATACACCAGAAAACAATGCTGATACTCCATTTGCCTTTACACCTGAAAATATCAAG AGATGTGAGTTGATTATAAAGAATTACCCAATTGGTCATCAAGCGGCAGCAGTTATTCCAATGCTAGACTTGGCCCAGAGACAACATG gatgGCTACCAATTTCAGCTATGCATGTGGTTGGTGATATGCTTAAAATGCCAAAAATGAGAGTTTATGAAGTTGCAACATTTTACACAATGTTCAACAG GAACCCTGTTGGTAAATACTTTGTACAGATCTGCACTACCACTCCATGTATGTTAGGAGGTATTGGATCAGATCTTATCTTAGAGGCAATTAAGAAAAATTTAG GTATTAATGCTGGAGAAACAAGTAAAGACAATATGTTCACATTGATGGAAGTAGAATGTCTAGGTGCATGTGTTAATGCTCCCATGGTGCAAATTAATGACAATTATTAT GAAGATTTAACTGTAGATGATATAAATGGTATATTAAATGATATAAAAGCTGGAAAAGTTCCAAAGGCAGGGCCAAG AAGTGGGCAGAATAACAGATTTGCTTCAGAACCTAAAGGTGGCCTCACTTGTCTAAATACACCACCAACAGGACCAGGATTTGGTTGCAGAAGTGATTTATAA